AGTGGGGTTTTTGCAGGCCACCGTCTCGTTCGGGCTGGCGCGCGACGAGCTGCGCGACGGGCTGATGCAATACCTTCAGGATGTGGTGCATGCCGACAAGGCCGCGCAATAAGGCAGGGCTGAAACACCTCGCGCAGAGCGGCTGTGCGAGGCAAAGGCCGGGAGATTTCTTTTGGATAACGTGTTGGTAACAGGTGGCGCGGGCTATATCGGCTCGCATGCCTGCAAGGCCTTGAAGGCGGCCGGGTTTAACCCGGTTACCTATGACAATCTGAGCACCGGCTGGCGCGGTGCGGTGAAATTCGGGCCTCTTGAAGAAGGTGACCTTCTGGATCGTGCCCGGCTTGACGCTGTGTTCGAGACGTATCGCCCGGTTGCGGTGATGCATTTTGCTGCGTTGAGCCAGGTGGGCGAGAGCATTGAGAAGCCTGGCAAATACTGGCGCAACAACCTATCCGGCTCGCTCAATCTGGTCGAGGCAATGACGGCGGCGGGCTGTAAGCGGATTGTTTTCTCCTCGACCTGTGCCACCTATGGCGATCAGGATAATGTGGTGCTGGATGAAGCCAGCGCGCAGCATCCGATCAATTCCTATGGCCGCTCGAAACGCGCAATCGAAGACATGTTGGCGGACTTTGGCCTTTCCGACGGGCTGGAATCGGTGATCTTTCGATATTTCAACGTGGCGGGTGCCGACGAGGATGGTGAGGTGGGCGAATTCCATCAACCCGAGACACATCTCATTCCGCTGATCCTTGAGGCGATCGAGGGCAAGCGTGGCAAGCTGAAGGTGTTTGGCAGCGATTACGACACGCCCGATGGCACCTGCATTCGCGATTATGTGCATGTGATGGATCTGGTGGATGCGCATGTTCTGGGGCTGCGCTGGCTGGTGGATGGCCGGGGCAGCCGGGTGTTCAACCTGGGCACCGGCAGCGGGTTTTCGGTGCGCGAGGTGATGCAGGTCGCCGCCGAGGTCACCGGGCGGGCGGTGCCGCATGAAGATGCGCCGCGCCGGGCGGGCGATTGCACGCGGCTGGTCTCGGGGTCGGAACGTGCCGCG
This window of the Rhodobacteraceae bacterium LMO-JJ12 genome carries:
- a CDS encoding UTP--glucose-1-phosphate uridylyltransferase → VGFLQATVSFGLARDELRDGLMQYLQDVVHADKAAQ
- the galE gene encoding UDP-glucose 4-epimerase GalE, whose translation is MDNVLVTGGAGYIGSHACKALKAAGFNPVTYDNLSTGWRGAVKFGPLEEGDLLDRARLDAVFETYRPVAVMHFAALSQVGESIEKPGKYWRNNLSGSLNLVEAMTAAGCKRIVFSSTCATYGDQDNVVLDEASAQHPINSYGRSKRAIEDMLADFGLSDGLESVIFRYFNVAGADEDGEVGEFHQPETHLIPLILEAIEGKRGKLKVFGSDYDTPDGTCIRDYVHVMDLVDAHVLGLRWLVDGRGSRVFNLGTGSGFSVREVMQVAAEVTGRAVPHEDAPRRAGDCTRLVSGSERAAQELGWRPDRSILQTMIADAWRWHKVGGYE